One genomic segment of Pedosphaera parvula Ellin514 includes these proteins:
- a CDS encoding tetratricopeptide repeat protein, whose translation MSLEVSILTLVAFVWGTFFYRGHLLGDDETYNRKWLVKWTIKGVIFPLVLWTIFNSGISSRLPPIFTFSNSPNWWIRTSGQVSPGVSMVATYWGAITLAWWLVVVVMRSEKESRKDFLLASFIWCALVTPIAGLILYSGGLPTLGYAAVIWMLPLVHSSISLLVEEKTAPMYSRAVAAMKFGKYAEAEVEVIRELEKCQTDFQGWMMLAELYANHFHDIKEAERTISGLIEEPEMTATQVAIALHRLADWELKLCENPIAARKVLEQICKRYPDTHLAKMAWLRINQIPESSEEYKEQQKVKTVRMPALSGGLLGSGDGEARKMDVNVATLQANQCVEKLKQDPNDVEVREQLARILAEQLGSVLAAMEQMELLISMPEQSEKKIPEWLSLMASWQIKYRSDHAAARKILERLIHDYAASPQAFTAQRHIHLMEEEERIQKRKAAEVNAKPKVRLAV comes from the coding sequence ATGAGTTTGGAGGTATCCATATTAACCTTGGTCGCATTCGTGTGGGGGACGTTCTTTTATCGCGGCCACCTGCTCGGAGACGACGAGACTTATAACCGCAAGTGGCTGGTTAAGTGGACGATTAAAGGGGTGATTTTTCCTCTCGTTCTGTGGACGATTTTTAACTCAGGCATTTCGTCACGGTTGCCGCCGATCTTTACATTTTCAAACTCACCGAACTGGTGGATTCGGACGTCGGGACAAGTGTCACCAGGAGTCAGCATGGTGGCTACCTATTGGGGAGCAATCACCCTGGCCTGGTGGCTGGTGGTGGTGGTGATGCGTTCTGAAAAGGAGAGCCGGAAGGATTTTCTGCTGGCGAGTTTTATCTGGTGCGCGTTGGTGACACCGATCGCCGGCCTGATCCTTTATTCGGGCGGATTGCCGACGCTGGGATATGCTGCCGTGATCTGGATGTTGCCGCTGGTTCATTCGAGTATTTCACTCCTGGTTGAAGAGAAGACAGCCCCGATGTATTCGCGGGCGGTTGCGGCGATGAAGTTCGGCAAATACGCCGAGGCGGAGGTCGAAGTCATCCGCGAGCTTGAGAAATGCCAGACGGATTTTCAGGGCTGGATGATGCTGGCTGAACTTTATGCGAACCATTTTCATGATATCAAGGAAGCGGAGCGGACGATTTCCGGATTAATCGAAGAGCCGGAAATGACGGCGACGCAGGTGGCGATTGCGCTGCATCGGTTGGCGGATTGGGAACTCAAATTATGCGAGAACCCGATAGCCGCGCGGAAGGTGCTGGAACAGATTTGCAAAAGATATCCGGATACGCACTTGGCGAAGATGGCGTGGTTGCGAATCAACCAAATTCCGGAATCATCGGAGGAATACAAAGAGCAGCAAAAGGTGAAGACAGTGCGCATGCCGGCGCTGAGCGGTGGCCTGCTGGGGAGTGGCGATGGCGAAGCGCGGAAGATGGATGTGAATGTGGCGACGTTGCAGGCCAACCAATGCGTGGAAAAGCTGAAACAGGATCCCAATGATGTGGAGGTGCGCGAGCAATTGGCGCGGATTCTGGCGGAGCAACTGGGTTCTGTGCTGGCAGCCATGGAACAAATGGAGTTGCTCATCAGCATGCCGGAGCAGTCGGAGAAAAAGATCCCGGAATGGTTGAGCCTGATGGCCTCGTGGCAGATTAAATATCGTTCCGACCATGCGGCGGCGCGGAAGATTTTGGAGCGTCTCATTCATGACTATGCCGCGTCACCGCAGGCTTTCACGGCGCAGAGGCATATTCATTTGATGGAGGAAGAGGAGCGGATTCAAAAGCGCAAGGCGGCGGAGGTGAATGCGAAGCCGAAGGTGAGGTTGGCGGTTTAG
- a CDS encoding zinc-dependent alcohol dehydrogenase family protein, translated as MKAWILKGFGRGNLEMSDVAIRRPLENEVMIRVSAVSLNYRDKLIIEKIYNPDMSFPLTQVADGVGTVVECGKNVTRFREGDRVMTQYATRWIDGPPQSGEYLHTLGNTIPGALAEYLVLNEQALVLVPDYLDDTEAATLPCAALTAWYSLVERGNLQRGETVLVQGTGGVSIFGLQISRMLGADVIVTSSSDAKLERAKSLGATHTINYTTTPDWDKTALELTSQKGVDQVLEVAGGGSLIKSLNSLKAFGHIAIIGFLDDMTSDLPLFPVLAKQATLRGISTGPRRALERMNQAFAQFKIHPVIDKVYSFEDALAAYDHLYQGAFGKIVIRGPGH; from the coding sequence ATGAAAGCGTGGATACTCAAAGGTTTTGGTCGTGGCAACCTTGAAATGTCAGACGTGGCAATCCGCAGGCCCCTTGAAAACGAGGTAATGATCAGGGTGAGCGCCGTTTCCCTCAATTACCGGGACAAACTGATAATCGAAAAGATCTATAATCCTGATATGAGTTTTCCACTCACGCAGGTGGCGGATGGAGTCGGCACCGTGGTGGAATGCGGCAAAAACGTCACCCGATTTCGGGAAGGCGACCGTGTCATGACGCAATACGCCACGCGCTGGATTGATGGCCCGCCGCAATCTGGTGAATATCTCCACACCCTGGGAAATACCATCCCTGGTGCGCTGGCTGAATATCTTGTGCTAAATGAGCAGGCGCTCGTTCTCGTGCCGGATTATCTGGACGATACCGAAGCTGCGACCCTGCCATGCGCCGCCCTGACGGCCTGGTATTCACTGGTGGAAAGAGGCAATCTCCAACGGGGAGAGACAGTGTTGGTACAAGGCACCGGTGGAGTGTCAATCTTTGGCTTGCAGATATCGCGCATGCTTGGCGCGGACGTGATTGTGACGTCGAGCAGTGATGCGAAATTGGAGCGCGCCAAATCCCTCGGCGCGACCCATACGATCAATTACACAACAACTCCCGACTGGGATAAAACCGCTCTTGAATTGACCTCACAAAAGGGAGTTGACCAAGTCCTGGAAGTCGCCGGAGGCGGGAGTTTGATCAAATCGCTGAATTCGCTCAAGGCTTTTGGCCACATAGCAATCATTGGTTTTCTCGACGATATGACCTCGGACCTTCCCCTCTTTCCGGTGCTGGCGAAACAAGCGACACTGCGCGGAATCTCCACCGGCCCGAGGCGCGCTCTGGAAAGAATGAATCAGGCATTTGCCCAATTTAAAATTCATCCGGTCATTGACAAGGTTTACTCATTTGAGGATGCCCTGGCTGCATACGACCATCTTTATCAAGGTGCATTCGGCAAAATTGTCATACGCGGCCCGGGCCATTAA
- a CDS encoding ArsR/SmtB family transcription factor: MRIQLPKFPSVDELELTSVLYALSDPIRLDIVRQLAQVESLSCGCFKIDMPKSSLSHHFRILRASGVVATQRKGTTLFNELRRADLEQRFPGLLRAVLGESDLQKNENGRGKPKK, from the coding sequence ATGAGAATACAATTGCCCAAATTTCCTTCGGTGGACGAATTGGAACTCACGAGTGTTCTTTACGCCCTGAGCGATCCGATCCGACTGGACATTGTCCGGCAACTCGCACAAGTCGAGTCGTTGTCATGCGGATGTTTTAAAATCGACATGCCCAAGTCTTCGCTGTCGCATCATTTCCGCATTTTGAGGGCATCTGGAGTCGTGGCGACGCAGAGAAAGGGAACCACGCTATTTAACGAATTGCGTCGCGCCGATCTGGAACAAAGATTCCCCGGTCTCTTGCGCGCTGTCCTTGGCGAGTCAGACCTTCAGAAAAATGAAAACGGGCGGGGGAAGCCTAAAAAATAA
- a CDS encoding tetratricopeptide repeat protein: protein MATNQATWNTFEDLKKAAESGDAASQCYLGICYQTGQGTQQDYVEAVKWLRRAAEQEDSAAQCYLGVCYQAGLGVPQELGQATRWFREAAEQGDPAAQFNLGVCYETGQGVPQNYAEAFKWYHAAAERGEPQAQFNLGVFYESGQVVPQDYEEAVKWYLASAEQETAPAQCNLGLCYQTGRGVEKNEAMAVKWFCKAARQGDKTAQHNLGLYYATLEEARAAMKVAAAAEAEAKAIEEATAKAAEEAGASVETD from the coding sequence ATGGCTACGAACCAGGCGACATGGAACACGTTTGAGGACCTGAAAAAGGCAGCGGAAAGCGGGGATGCCGCCTCTCAATGCTATTTGGGTATCTGTTATCAAACCGGCCAGGGCACTCAGCAGGATTATGTCGAAGCCGTGAAATGGCTGCGCCGTGCCGCCGAACAGGAAGATTCCGCCGCCCAATGCTATCTGGGTGTTTGCTACCAGGCTGGTTTGGGCGTGCCTCAGGAACTGGGCCAAGCCACCCGCTGGTTCCGCGAAGCAGCCGAGCAGGGCGACCCTGCTGCTCAATTCAATTTGGGTGTGTGTTACGAGACCGGGCAGGGCGTACCCCAAAACTATGCCGAAGCTTTCAAGTGGTATCACGCCGCTGCCGAACGCGGTGAACCTCAGGCCCAATTCAATCTGGGTGTTTTCTACGAAAGCGGCCAGGTAGTGCCTCAGGACTACGAGGAAGCAGTCAAATGGTATCTCGCTTCAGCCGAGCAGGAAACCGCCCCTGCGCAATGTAATCTGGGTCTCTGCTATCAAACCGGTCGCGGCGTGGAAAAGAACGAAGCCATGGCCGTGAAGTGGTTCTGCAAAGCTGCGCGCCAGGGTGACAAGACTGCCCAACATAACCTGGGCCTTTACTACGCCACCTTGGAAGAAGCCCGCGCTGCCATGAAGGTCGCTGCCGCAGCCGAAGCCGAAGCCAAAGCTATTGAGGAAGCCACCGCGAAGGCTGCGGAAGAAGCCGGTGCTTCTGTGGAGACTGACTAA
- a CDS encoding TPM domain-containing protein has translation MKARDFISKLDDKHIVSAIQKAEQTTSGEIRVFVSRQEPEDAIVAAQAQFTALEMHKTSERNGVLIYVAPRVQRFAVVGDQAVHEKCGQEFWELVAREMTGHFKKSEFTQGILHGVHKAGELLARHFPGKPGDKNELSDEIGRD, from the coding sequence ATGAAAGCAAGGGATTTCATCAGCAAACTGGATGATAAACATATTGTGTCTGCCATTCAGAAGGCGGAACAGACGACGTCCGGTGAAATCAGGGTTTTTGTCAGCCGACAAGAGCCGGAAGATGCCATCGTGGCGGCGCAGGCACAGTTTACAGCCCTGGAAATGCACAAAACCTCAGAGAGAAATGGCGTGTTGATTTATGTCGCGCCGAGAGTTCAAAGATTTGCGGTGGTTGGTGATCAGGCAGTGCACGAAAAGTGTGGGCAGGAGTTTTGGGAACTGGTGGCAAGGGAAATGACGGGTCATTTCAAGAAGTCCGAGTTTACACAGGGGATTTTGCATGGGGTTCACAAGGCGGGTGAACTGCTCGCACGGCACTTTCCCGGCAAGCCCGGTGATAAAAATGAGCTTTCGGATGAGATCGGCCGTGATTAG
- a CDS encoding TPM domain-containing protein — MKQLCFILGLIWCFCLSAAEVIPPAPKLYFNDYAHVVSAGTAQRLNQQLEDFERQTSSQLLVAIYPKMETDSSIEDYTVRVFREWKPGLKDKNNGAVLFVFVQEHKMRIATGYGLEGAMPDAICKRIVQDEIAPHLKQNDWDGGMTAGVAAMMAAAKGEYKGTGGTVADQTGQNGSHSLGGIIFLVIVGFFILSFFFRGPRRRGYSGWTMGSGGFGGWGGGGWTSGGGGGSWGGGGGGGGGFSGGGGSTGGGGASGSW; from the coding sequence GTGAAGCAACTGTGTTTTATCCTCGGGCTGATCTGGTGTTTTTGCCTCTCGGCTGCGGAGGTCATCCCGCCCGCACCGAAACTTTATTTCAACGATTATGCACATGTGGTCTCGGCGGGCACGGCCCAACGTTTGAACCAGCAATTGGAGGATTTTGAGCGGCAGACTTCGAGCCAGCTTTTGGTGGCGATCTATCCGAAAATGGAGACGGATTCGTCCATTGAGGATTATACGGTGCGGGTATTTAGGGAGTGGAAGCCGGGGTTGAAAGACAAGAATAACGGGGCGGTTCTCTTTGTTTTCGTGCAAGAGCACAAAATGCGGATTGCAACCGGCTATGGACTTGAGGGGGCGATGCCGGATGCCATTTGCAAGCGCATCGTGCAGGATGAAATTGCACCGCATCTGAAACAGAATGATTGGGATGGCGGAATGACGGCAGGAGTGGCCGCGATGATGGCGGCCGCAAAGGGTGAATATAAAGGGACTGGTGGAACGGTCGCAGATCAAACCGGACAGAACGGCAGCCACAGCCTCGGGGGCATCATTTTCCTGGTAATCGTGGGGTTTTTCATTCTTTCCTTCTTCTTCCGCGGGCCGAGAAGGCGGGGGTATTCAGGCTGGACCATGGGCAGTGGCGGCTTTGGCGGTTGGGGTGGCGGGGGTTGGACATCAGGCGGTGGTGGGGGGAGTTGGGGAGGCGGCGGTGGTGGTGGCGGAGGTTTCTCGGGAGGTGGCGGATCCACTGGAGGCGGGGGAGCGAGCGGGAGTTGGTAG
- a CDS encoding LemA family protein, whose amino-acid sequence MKKLGLGCGVVLLIVIVGVIIVAMAGAGGYNRLNTLNQGVNRSWAQVQNDYQRRADLVPNLVNTVAGAANFEKSTLVEITQARASVGQVKVDPNNAPTDPQQLAKYQQAQNQLGGALSRLLVVSERYPELKANTNFRDLQAQLEGTENRIAVARRDFNEAVAAYNTRLKAFPTVLYAGFLGFKEKPYFQATAGAEAPPKVEFNFGNPPATSAPATR is encoded by the coding sequence ATGAAAAAACTTGGGCTTGGTTGTGGGGTGGTGCTGTTGATCGTGATTGTGGGCGTGATCATTGTGGCAATGGCCGGCGCCGGAGGTTATAATCGCCTGAACACGTTGAATCAGGGGGTGAACAGATCCTGGGCACAGGTGCAGAATGATTATCAACGGCGGGCTGATCTGGTGCCCAATCTGGTCAATACAGTGGCGGGAGCCGCCAACTTTGAGAAATCCACCCTGGTTGAAATTACCCAGGCCCGGGCATCGGTGGGACAGGTCAAGGTTGATCCCAACAACGCACCGACTGATCCTCAACAACTCGCAAAATATCAGCAGGCGCAGAATCAACTGGGTGGAGCCCTGTCTCGATTATTGGTGGTGTCAGAGCGCTATCCGGAGTTGAAGGCAAACACAAACTTTCGTGACTTACAGGCGCAACTCGAAGGGACGGAAAATCGGATTGCGGTGGCCAGGAGAGATTTCAACGAAGCTGTTGCAGCCTATAATACGAGATTGAAGGCGTTTCCCACGGTTTTGTATGCGGGTTTTTTGGGATTCAAGGAAAAACCTTACTTCCAAGCCACGGCGGGTGCTGAAGCGCCGCCCAAAGTGGAGTTTAATTTCGGGAATCCGCCGGCCACGTCCGCTCCGGCAACCAGGTAG
- a CDS encoding type II secretion system protein, which translates to MRNSNLKPTVRLRSTPGRGAFTLIELLVVIAIIAILAGLLLPALARAKMKAQTISCTSNNKQLILAFKMYADENNGTYIVNQDDSSGGWIYGSMNYANGTPNGADTNTAYLTDVTQGARLAPYTGKNSGIYKCPADRSTQFSGLKGALRVRSVSMNQAVGPNTNGNIINPNRGGWLPQSAGWNVYEKESKVTRPSELFVFIDEHPDFINDGGFAVAMDPASGWIDVPSLVHGGAVGLSFVDGHAEVHKWRYLDHLPRVIYSSPGAGFNNGPVSPYSFNPDVQWLQAHTSFK; encoded by the coding sequence ATGCGCAACTCAAATCTAAAACCCACTGTGCGTCTCCGCTCCACCCCTGGAAGGGGCGCGTTTACCCTGATTGAACTCCTGGTGGTGATCGCTATCATCGCCATTCTTGCCGGACTCCTGTTGCCCGCCCTGGCCAGGGCCAAGATGAAGGCGCAGACCATCTCCTGTACCAGCAACAACAAGCAGTTGATTCTCGCCTTCAAGATGTACGCCGATGAGAACAACGGTACTTATATTGTTAATCAGGATGATTCTTCTGGCGGCTGGATTTATGGATCGATGAATTATGCTAATGGGACGCCCAATGGTGCTGATACCAATACAGCCTATCTGACAGACGTTACTCAGGGTGCCAGGTTGGCTCCTTACACAGGCAAAAACTCTGGAATTTATAAATGCCCCGCTGATCGGAGTACGCAATTCTCCGGCCTCAAAGGAGCCTTGCGTGTTCGCAGCGTTTCGATGAACCAGGCCGTAGGTCCCAATACAAATGGTAATATCATAAACCCAAATCGAGGCGGTTGGCTCCCTCAATCTGCTGGATGGAATGTTTACGAGAAAGAATCCAAGGTCACCAGGCCTTCCGAGCTTTTCGTTTTCATTGATGAACATCCGGATTTTATCAATGATGGTGGTTTTGCTGTTGCAATGGATCCTGCTTCAGGGTGGATAGACGTCCCGTCACTCGTTCATGGCGGTGCAGTTGGTCTATCCTTCGTTGATGGACATGCAGAGGTTCATAAGTGGCGGTATCTGGATCATTTGCCCAGGGTAATCTACTCCAGCCCCGGGGCTGGCTTTAATAACGGTCCGGTTTCTCCTTATAGTTTTAACCCGGACGTGCAATGGTTGCAAGCCCACACATCTTTTAAATAA
- the tgt gene encoding tRNA guanosine(34) transglycosylase Tgt, whose translation MYELLKTDPHSRARLGRLITTRGTINTPTFMPVGTQGSVKALDPRELLDMGTQIILGNTYHLNIRPGLDIITAAGDLHKFINWPYPILTDSGGFQVFSLAKIRKVKPHGVEFRSHLDGSLLFLGPKEAMHIQKVLASDIAMVFDECPPHDSPIREMRAAVERTIRWAKECREQPRAHGQMVFGIVQGGSNAAMREECAKALVPMEFDGYAIGGVSVGEPEPEMMKAVEYTEPFLPATKARYAMGLGTPAQMVELVARGVDMFDCVLPTRVARNGTAFTRKGTISIKAGFNKSDFGPIEEGCDCYACKNFTRAYLRHLLNVNEILGLRMLSVHNSHMYLKVMEDIRASLAAGTFAEFRREFIATYVPSRKVLSAREETRGDK comes from the coding sequence ATGTACGAATTGTTAAAAACGGATCCGCATTCCAGGGCGCGCCTGGGACGGTTGATCACGACGCGTGGCACCATCAATACTCCCACCTTCATGCCGGTGGGAACTCAAGGCAGCGTGAAGGCCCTGGATCCCCGCGAATTGCTGGATATGGGCACCCAGATAATTCTCGGCAACACCTATCATTTAAATATCCGCCCCGGACTCGATATCATCACGGCCGCCGGTGACCTGCATAAATTCATTAATTGGCCGTACCCAATTCTGACCGATAGCGGTGGCTTCCAGGTCTTCAGCCTTGCCAAAATCCGTAAAGTGAAACCCCACGGAGTCGAGTTTCGCTCCCATCTGGATGGCTCGCTCCTTTTCCTTGGACCCAAGGAAGCCATGCACATCCAAAAAGTGCTAGCCTCCGATATCGCCATGGTCTTTGACGAATGTCCGCCGCATGATAGTCCAATCCGCGAGATGCGTGCCGCCGTCGAACGCACCATTCGTTGGGCGAAGGAATGCCGGGAACAGCCCCGTGCCCATGGTCAAATGGTCTTCGGCATCGTCCAGGGCGGCAGCAACGCTGCCATGCGGGAAGAGTGCGCCAAGGCGCTGGTGCCGATGGAATTCGATGGCTATGCCATCGGCGGCGTCAGTGTTGGCGAACCCGAACCTGAGATGATGAAAGCCGTGGAATACACGGAACCATTTCTGCCAGCCACCAAAGCCCGTTATGCCATGGGGCTCGGCACCCCGGCTCAAATGGTTGAGTTGGTGGCGCGCGGAGTTGACATGTTTGATTGTGTTTTGCCCACCCGTGTCGCCCGGAATGGCACTGCTTTCACCCGCAAAGGCACCATCAGCATCAAGGCCGGGTTTAATAAATCCGATTTTGGCCCCATCGAGGAAGGATGCGACTGCTATGCCTGTAAAAACTTCACACGTGCCTACCTGCGCCACCTGCTGAATGTGAATGAAATTTTGGGCCTCCGCATGCTCAGCGTGCATAACTCCCATATGTACCTCAAGGTGATGGAAGATATTCGCGCTTCTCTGGCGGCCGGCACCTTTGCCGAATTTCGAAGGGAATTTATCGCCACTTACGTTCCTTCACGCAAGGTGCTCTCTGCCCGCGAAGAGACGCGTGGAGACAAATAA
- a CDS encoding response regulator transcription factor, which yields MAITIAVVDDDDEIRESFVFLLNQEEGFRCVSQYRTAEAAMVGVPMDEPNVLLMDINLPAMSGIECVRKLKATMPGLLVVMLTVYEDTEKIFQSLAAGACGYLLKRTSRGELSQAIKQVYDGGSPMSSHIARKVVQYFHQVPAPNEIASLSKREEEVLHHLAQGYLYKEIADRLSISIDTVRKHLNSIYNKLHVHSRTDAVVKYLQK from the coding sequence ATGGCTATCACTATTGCAGTTGTAGATGATGATGATGAAATACGTGAAAGCTTCGTCTTTCTGTTGAATCAAGAGGAAGGTTTTCGTTGTGTGAGCCAATACCGGACGGCCGAGGCGGCGATGGTGGGAGTTCCGATGGATGAGCCCAACGTTCTGCTGATGGATATCAATCTGCCCGCGATGAGCGGCATTGAATGTGTGCGGAAATTGAAGGCCACCATGCCCGGATTGCTGGTTGTCATGCTCACGGTCTATGAGGACACGGAAAAAATCTTCCAATCACTCGCGGCAGGCGCCTGCGGTTACCTGCTGAAACGGACCTCGCGGGGTGAGTTAAGCCAGGCCATCAAGCAGGTGTATGATGGAGGTTCGCCGATGTCCAGCCACATTGCCCGCAAAGTGGTCCAGTACTTTCATCAAGTTCCAGCGCCGAACGAGATCGCGAGCCTTTCCAAGCGGGAGGAGGAGGTGTTGCATCACCTGGCCCAAGGCTATCTTTACAAGGAAATTGCGGATCGTCTTTCCATCAGCATTGATACCGTTCGCAAGCACCTGAACAGCATTTACAACAAACTCCACGTCCATTCCCGCACAGATGCGGTGGTAAAATATCTGCAGAAGTAG